CAGGCGCTCTAACCAAGCCTGAATACCCTGACCATACATCGCGATCCATTTCTGCGATCCGATAGCATCCAAAGCAGTCTCCAGGTTAGGAGCCACATAAGGAACTCTTGCCACGTAAGCTGTGTAAGCGGCATCGCTCAGGCCTGCTGCCTCAAAAGAAGCCTCAATGCCTTCCAGGTAATGCTCCTGTGCAGTACCAGTTACACCGGCTATCCCTCGTGCGGCGATTTCAGCCAGCATGAACTCTACCTCAGCATAATCAAGGATCACAGTCGGAGCAGTCTCACCAATAAGGTAATTGCTTGGCAAGCTCACCACTTTAGGGTCGCCGTTTGAGAGGCGCTTGTCACTTGGTGCCAGGCCATAGATTTCACCAACATAGTTATTTGTACCCTGCAGTGGGTCAGCATATACTGCCAGGCGAGGGTCATTATACTTCTGCAGGTATTCTACAAAAGGCTCCGACACTGAGAAGTCTATTCTTGTCTTGAAAGCCTCTGCCAACGGGTTGTTGTTAGGCGCACCAGGAATCCATCGGAATAAAGCACTCTCTGCGTTAGAAGAGATAAGGCCTCCGTTTGCCGGGTTAAGTGACTTCGCTATAGCTTCAGTCGCTGCAGTTGGGTTTGCATCGATCATACGCAGCGCGATACGCAGACGCAGAGAGTTCGCAAACTTCCTCCATTTTTCAACACTGCCGGCACCGCCATAGATCAAGTCACCTTCCAGATAACCAGGCTGTGCTGGGTCCAGAATAGCAATTTGCTCTTCCAGCGTGCTCAGCAATCCCATGTACACCTCTTCTCCGGAGTCATACGCCGGTGTAGCGATCTCATCGTTGATGGACTCAGAATAAGGAATCGGGCCACCGTAGATATCTGTCAGGTTATGATATGTCAACACCTTCATGATCTCGGCGATGGCAATACGGTTCTGGTAGCCAGTCACCTGGTTTTCCATTTCAATTTCCTGAGCTGCAACCAACTCTCTTAGCACATCTGCATAGAAAGTGTTCCACATCGTCTGGTTCACGCCTTCGCGGATCTGGTAACGGCTTTCGTCGGTGTACTGTGTGGACGACCAGTACTGGGCATAATACATACCCATACGCCCGTTGTTCCACTCATCTCCGATGTTATCAGCAAAATTGTACTGAGCCGTTGCCATCAATTGCGCAGATGTCGCATTTGCGGGCTGGTTTGGGCTAACGTTCATCTCTTCGAAGTCTTCTGTACAAGACGCCACCGAGAACAAAGCCGCACCAAGCAATAGCTTATTATATAACTTCATATTCAGTTTTTATTTATTCGTAGGTTTAAATATTACAGTCCCAGCGTTAATGTAAATCCATAAGAGCGAACAGACGGTAAAGCACCACCTTCAATACCCTGCACGTTTGTGATAGAGTTTGTGATGTTTGATGGGTCCACATGCTCTGAGTTAGAGTCAATCAACCAAAGGTTTCTTCCGATAAATGCCAATCTAACATTGTTGAAAGGAGTCTTACCAGTAAGGCTTTCAGGCAATGTGTAACCAAGGCTGGCCTCACGCAGGTAGATGTAGCTTGCATCCAAAACATCCATGGCATGCATTCTGTAACCACCGTTCACATAGAAGTAAGTCTCAGCGTCAACTGCCGTTGTGTTTGGAGAACCGTCTTCCATTACACCTGGCGCTATAACACCTTCTTCACGTATGTTGCCTGCAGCTGTTTCCTCCAGCATACCTGAGTAACGTCCAAACATTTGTGTTGTAGAGAAGAAGTCGCCACCTTTCTGGAAGTCGATCAGTGCAGACAGGCTTAGGCCCTTGTAACGGAACGTGTTGGTTACACCGCCATTGAAGTCTGGTAAAACAGATCCAATAACTTTCTGCTCGTCAGAGCGTGCGTACCAGCCATTTTCCAATACAATTCTTCTACCCTGGTCATCATACTTAAAGTCATAACCAACAATCGAACCAAAAGATTCACCTTCACGTGCCTGCAGCTGCACTGCAAACGGAGCGTTAGTGATAACCATTGTCTGCTGGTCGTCTGTCAGCTTCACGATCTTGTTCTCGTTCTTCGCCCAGTTGAAGTTAATATTCCAACTAAAGTCATTTGTCTGAACAGGAGTGCCGTACAGGTTCAGCTCAACACCTTTGTTTTCGATTTCACCGGCGTTGATGTATCTGAAAGTATAACCAGTGGAAGCGGAAAGGCTAAGCGGAATGATCTGGTTAGTGGTTCTTCTGTGGTAATATGTTGCGTTCAGGCCAACTCTGTCGTTGAATGCGCGCCACTCTGTACCAAACTCATACTCAGTTGAAATCTCTGGCTTCAGGTTCGCATTTGGAAGCGTGTTTGGCACAGAAACTCTTGAATCAGCACCAAAAGGCTGGTTCAGCTGGTACGTCAGGATCGTGTTATACGGGTCGGTATCGTTACCTACCTGCGCAATAGCTGCACGAACCTTAGCCAGGTTCAACCACGAGGCACCAATCAGGTCAGCGAACAGGTAAGAAACCGACGCTGCAGGGTAGAAGTAAGAGTTGTTGTCAACAGGCAGTGTAGAAGACCAGTCGTTACGGGCACTAAGGTCTAAGTACAGGATGTCCTGGTAGCCCAGGGAAGCACTTGCAAACACCGAGTTGATCTGCTTCTCAGTTTTTGAGTCTATGATAGAAGGACGACCGATGGACGCACCTAGGTTATACACTTCAGAGCTAAGACCATCTACCGTAGAGCCTGAGAACACATCGCGTGTGCGTGTCATTCTGTTGGCACCCACAAAAGCGTTCAAAGAGAATGCCTCAGACAGGTCTTTGTTGAAGTTCACCAAACCCTGGAGGTTGTTCTCCATGAAGTCGATGTTGTACAGCGTGTAGTCAGAGATTTCCTGAGATCCCGGCGCAATGCGCTCCTCCTGTGTCTCGGTGTACATATCTACTGTAGATCTTACTTCGGCAGACAGGTAGTCTGTTAGTTTGTAAGAGGCAGTTATGTTACCAAACAGGCGGTCTCTGCTGTCGTTCTGGAAGTTCTTGTAACGCACCCAGTATGGGTTGTTAGAGTACTTTGGCGTTGGGTTATCCCAGGCCGTGCGGTTCCAGGTAAGCTGGGTACCATCAGGCAGCATGTAGTTCTTTGCTCTGTCCATGTCCATCTGTCTCTGGCCCCACTGCGTGAACTGCTGCAGTACGTTGCTTCCATCGTAACCAGTACCCGGGCGACCTACCGCCTCGTGTGTCACATAGTTCGCGCTGGCAGATACAGTCAGTTTTTCGCTCAGGTTGTAAGCGCCGTTTAAGCTAACGTTGTGGCGCACCAGGCTTGAATTAGGCAGGATGAAATCCTGGTCCAGGTTGGAGTAAGATAAACGGAACGAGCCTTTGTCGTTGGCACCGTCTAGTGCGATTGAGTTTGTCAGGGTGATACCTGTCTCAAAGAAATCGCGGATGTTGTCTGGTCGTGCTTCCCAACGGGCAAGCTCACCGAAGTTAGGGTTTCCAAGCTCCTGGTCCCAGCTCCAGTACGGGCGGTACAGTTGGCCTTCAAACGCAGGTCCCCATGATTCGTCCACGTCGTAGTCAGGAATCAAGTCATAGCTGCCCAGGCCGTCGTTGTCGTTATACGCACCGTCTCTTCCCTCAGGGAAGGCCTCTGGGTTTTCGTTCTTATAGATTTTGGTGAAGCCGTAACCACCGCCATACTTGTTCTGGTAGTTTGGCAGCTTGTAAACTTTATCCATAGTCAGGCCTAAAGAGTAGGTAACGCCAATGCCACCTTTCGAATTTCCTTTCTTCGTTGTGATCACGATTACACCGTTAGCACCACGGCTACCGTAAAGTGATGTTGCCGCCGCGCCCTTCAGTACAGTAACCTCCGCAATGTCGTTCGGGTTGATATCCTGGATGGCACTACCGTAGTCGTAGCCACCTGCCCCACGCTGCTGGTTAGTGCTGTTCGAGTTAGAATTCTCGATTGGCACGCCGTCTACCACGAACAACGCGTTGTTGTTGCCGCTGATAGAGCTAACACCTCTCATGGTAACTTTGGCAGAACCGCC
Above is a window of Pontibacter akesuensis DNA encoding:
- a CDS encoding SusD/RagB family nutrient-binding outer membrane lipoprotein, translating into MKLYNKLLLGAALFSVASCTEDFEEMNVSPNQPANATSAQLMATAQYNFADNIGDEWNNGRMGMYYAQYWSSTQYTDESRYQIREGVNQTMWNTFYADVLRELVAAQEIEMENQVTGYQNRIAIAEIMKVLTYHNLTDIYGGPIPYSESINDEIATPAYDSGEEVYMGLLSTLEEQIAILDPAQPGYLEGDLIYGGAGSVEKWRKFANSLRLRIALRMIDANPTAATEAIAKSLNPANGGLISSNAESALFRWIPGAPNNNPLAEAFKTRIDFSVSEPFVEYLQKYNDPRLAVYADPLQGTNNYVGEIYGLAPSDKRLSNGDPKVVSLPSNYLIGETAPTVILDYAEVEFMLAEIAARGIAGVTGTAQEHYLEGIEASFEAAGLSDAAYTAYVARVPYVAPNLETALDAIGSQKWIAMYGQGIQAWLERLRLDFEDPYTGEEIFVAPAAGSVDPAVALVPFRMSYPVTEAQLNEANYGAAVQAIGGTNSLAARQWWDVK
- a CDS encoding SusC/RagA family TonB-linked outer membrane protein — encoded protein: MKKALMLCFLMFLVLSQQVMAQSRAVTGTVTDQETGGGLPGVAVIVKGTTVGTTTGVNGEYSINVPAGSNTLVFRFIGYNDVERTIGAGNTVNVALSTNAEQLSEVVVTALGVSREERSIGYSSQTVSGEELSNVRETNIVNSLSGKIAGVQVGTNSGAMGGSAKVTMRGVSSISGNNNALFVVDGVPIENSNSNSTNQQRGAGGYDYGSAIQDINPNDIAEVTVLKGAAATSLYGSRGANGVIVITTKKGNSKGGIGVTYSLGLTMDKVYKLPNYQNKYGGGYGFTKIYKNENPEAFPEGRDGAYNDNDGLGSYDLIPDYDVDESWGPAFEGQLYRPYWSWDQELGNPNFGELARWEARPDNIRDFFETGITLTNSIALDGANDKGSFRLSYSNLDQDFILPNSSLVRHNVSLNGAYNLSEKLTVSASANYVTHEAVGRPGTGYDGSNVLQQFTQWGQRQMDMDRAKNYMLPDGTQLTWNRTAWDNPTPKYSNNPYWVRYKNFQNDSRDRLFGNITASYKLTDYLSAEVRSTVDMYTETQEERIAPGSQEISDYTLYNIDFMENNLQGLVNFNKDLSEAFSLNAFVGANRMTRTRDVFSGSTVDGLSSEVYNLGASIGRPSIIDSKTEKQINSVFASASLGYQDILYLDLSARNDWSSTLPVDNNSYFYPAASVSYLFADLIGASWLNLAKVRAAIAQVGNDTDPYNTILTYQLNQPFGADSRVSVPNTLPNANLKPEISTEYEFGTEWRAFNDRVGLNATYYHRRTTNQIIPLSLSASTGYTFRYINAGEIENKGVELNLYGTPVQTNDFSWNINFNWAKNENKIVKLTDDQQTMVITNAPFAVQLQAREGESFGSIVGYDFKYDDQGRRIVLENGWYARSDEQKVIGSVLPDFNGGVTNTFRYKGLSLSALIDFQKGGDFFSTTQMFGRYSGMLEETAAGNIREEGVIAPGVMEDGSPNTTAVDAETYFYVNGGYRMHAMDVLDASYIYLREASLGYTLPESLTGKTPFNNVRLAFIGRNLWLIDSNSEHVDPSNITNSITNVQGIEGGALPSVRSYGFTLTLGL